One part of the Lotus japonicus ecotype B-129 chromosome 2, LjGifu_v1.2 genome encodes these proteins:
- the LOC130740636 gene encoding 60S ribosomal protein L8-3-like, with the protein MGRVIRAQRKGAGSVFKSHTHHRKGPARFRSLDFGERNGYLKGVVTDVIHDPGRGAPLAKVTFRHPFRYKKQTELFVAAEGMYTGQFIFCGKKATLVVGNVLPIRSIPEGAVICNVEHHVGDRGAFARCSGDYAIVISHNPDNDTSRIKLPSGAKKIVPSGCRAMIGQVAGGGRTEKPLLKAGNAYHKFRVKRNCWPKVRGVAMNPVEHPHGGGNHQHIGHASTVRRDAPPGQKVGLIAAKRTGRLRGQAAATAAKADKTT; encoded by the exons ATGGGAAGGGTTATCCGGGCGCAGCGTAAGGGAGCGGGGTCCGTCTTCAAATCCCACACCCACCACCGCAAGGGTCCGgcgaggttccggagtctcgaTTTCGGTGAGAGAAATGGTTACCTGAAAGGAGTGGTCACCGACGTCATCCACGACCCTGGTCGCGGTGCTCCTCTTGCCAAGGTCACTTTCCGCCACCCTTTCAGGTACAAGAAGCAAACCGAGCTTTTCGTTGCTGCTGAAGGTATGTACACTGGTCAATTCATCTTCTGTGGGAAGAAGGCTACTCTTGTTGTTGGCAATGTCTTGCCCATCAGATCCATCCCTGAAGGAGCTGTTATCTGTAACGTTGAGCACCATGTTGGTGACCGTGGCGCTTTTGCTAGGTGCTCCGGTGACTATGCTATTGTTATCAGCCACAACCCTGATAACGACACCTCTAG GATTAAGCTTCCATCTGGGGCAAAGAAGATTGTTCCAAGTGGGTGCAGGGCCATGATTGGGCAAGTAGCAGGTGGAGGAAGAACTGAGAAGCCCCTTCTTAAGGCTGGTAATGCTTACCATAAGTTTAGGGTGAAGAGGAACTGCTGGCCCAAGGTTCGCGGTGTGGCTATGAATCCAGTTGAGCATCCTCATGGTGGTGGTAACCACCAGCATATTGGTCATGCTAGCACCGTCAGGCGTGATGCGCCTCCTGGACAGAAGGTTGGTCTCATTGCTGCCAAGAGGACTGGTCGTCTCAGAGGACAAGCTGCTGCAACTGCTGCTAAGGCTGATAAGACCACTTAA
- the LOC130740637 gene encoding uncharacterized protein LOC130740637, whose protein sequence is MMDEDIRFRYMQLLHMMIGQLSGILAAICAMKAKSSKRAREDDDGDNTNMAEIAKSLKKLVDLFEKTTEELVKQSKNASAEGIWAQLEDIGVEPDLLPRVYMHLIENPDALKAFNGVPVHRRKEMLPHISPYMRTYQTDDFALL, encoded by the coding sequence ATGATGGATGAAGATATAAGATTCAGATATATGCAATTGCTTCATATGATGATTGGTCAACTGTCAGGCATTCTAGCTGCAATTTGTGCAATGAAAGCCAAATCTTCAAAAAGAGCgagggaagatgatgatggtgataatacAAACATGGCTGAAATTGCTAAATCTCTTAAAAAATTGGTCGACCTGTTTGAAAAGACTACAGAAGAGTTAGTCAAACAAAGTAAGAATGCTAGTGCAGAGGGTATTTGGGCACAATTGGAGGACATAGGTGTTGAACCAGATCTCTTGCCTCGTGTATACATGCACCTTATTGAAAATCCTGATGCCTTGAAAGCTTTTAATGGAGTTCCAGTTCACAGGCGTAAGGAAATGCTACCTCATATTTCACCTTATATGAGGACATATCAAACTGATGATTTTGCTCTTCTTTAG
- the LOC130740638 gene encoding zinc finger CCCH domain-containing protein 6-like, with protein MKRSRKSNRVSWAPRSNLCQVKLFLSEDCPSKVGKKSQDHLQAKTSPMLPSSTNECDDDLPPGFEANHFLRQSNTELSNIPQIKWKCPPLFALSSHWLVAAGEESKEKDSQKLRDMRVLEAVYPRLSAIPPSPYVPFEVEKEDYDDNLTPLIPMIPIEEEESMEYITPDVAVPMLAETHTNLQSQNMPQHLQAVTSPINSQCKSSSTTDPSSISGKPSAGVSPCSEAVFAAASVVAAAIMKSNEQGNLLDMDLLLKIFNDPTMIGKLINQHSTAASTVNASNSLGIPTSALKPVASPAPLPASGPKQTTSSEPLWRTTFEKPTIQSVPMLTPTFDKPATPPVPLFRPLSGLSAATPTPMPHMLQRHTNQNIPHMSNGAASLLSAFSSELSTLPLPSASVNLHAATTNQVQSTSGTVKNANYYKNLIRQHGADKQDIPDSQIGNRYNNLQDLKSVHNIKPGEVMFKTQKPACIYFNSSRGCRNGSSCPYQHDMSAQLGAGDVLMSQSAKRVKLGPEIKRWI; from the exons ATGAAGCGGTCAAGAAAATCGAACAGGGTTTCATGGGCGCCTCGATCTAATCTGTGTCAG GTAAAATTGTTCTTATCTGAGGATTGTCCTTCAAAAGTTGGCAAGAAATCCCAAGATCATCTTCAAGCAAAGACATCTCCAATGTTGCCTTCAAGTACTAATGAATGTGATGATGATTTACCACCTGGCTTCGAAGCCAATCACTTCCTAAGGCAATCAAACACTGAACTCTCTAACATTCCTCAGATAAAATGGAAATGCCCTCCTCTG TTTGCTTTGAGCAGTCATTGGCTTGTTGCTGCTGGTGAAGAAAGTAAGGAGAAAGATTCTCAGAAGCTAAGAGACATGAGAGTGCTTGAAGCAGTTTATCCTCGTCTTTCTGCAATTCCTCCTAG CCCTTATGTTCCTTttgaggtagagaaggaagattATGATGACAACCTCACTCCTCTTATCCCTATGATTCCtattgaggaagaagaatcTATGGAATACATTACACCTGATGTTGCAGTCCCAATGCTTGCTGAGACTCACACCAATTTGCAGTCACAAAACATGCCACAGCACTTACAAGCAGTAACATCTCCCATAAATTCACAGTGCAAATCTTCCTCTACTACTGATCCTTCATCTATCAGTGGAAAGCCTTCAGCTGGGGTATCTCCTTGTTCTGAGGCAGTTTTCGCCGCAGCTTCTGTTGTCGCGGCAGCCATCATGAAAAGCAATGAACAAGGGAACTTGCTTGATATGGATCTTCTCCTTAAAATTTTTAATGACCCAACAATGATTGGGAAATTAATTAACCAACATAGTACTGCGGCTTCCACTGTTAATGCCTCAAATTCTTTGGGTATACCCACTTCTGCATTGAAACCTGTTGCTTCACCAGCTCCATTACCTGCTTCTGGGCCAAAGCAAACCACTTCATCAGAGCCGTTGTGGAGAACCACCTTTGAAAAGCCAACAATTCAATCTGTTCCAATGTTGACACCTACTTTCGATAAGCCAGCAACTCCACCTGTTCCTTTGTTTAGGCCTCTATCTGGTTTATCAGCAGCAACTCCTACACCCATGCCTCATATGCTGCAAAGACATACCAACCAAAATATTCCCCATATGTCAAATGGAGCAGCATCATTGCTTTCTGCTTTCTCCAGTGAATTGAGCACATTACCATTGCCTTCTGCTTCTGTGAACTTGCATGCAGCTACAACAAACCAGGTGCAATCCACTTCTGGTACTGTGAAGAATGCCAACTATTATAAGAACCTTATTAGGCAGCATGGTGCAGATAAGCAAGATATCCCGGACTCACAAATAGGGAACCGTTATAATAATCTTCAAGACTTGAAATCGGTACATAACATTAAACCAGGGGAAGTGATGTTCAAAACTCAGAAACCAGCTTGCATATACTTTAATAGCTCAAGAGGGTGCAGGAATGGTTCAAGTTGCCCTTATCAGCATGATATGTCAGCTCAGTTGGGTGCTGGTGATGTCCTAATGAGCCAAAGTGCAAAAAGAGTGAAACTTGGACCAGAAATTAAGAGGTGGATATAA